From the genome of Vicia villosa cultivar HV-30 ecotype Madison, WI linkage group LG2, Vvil1.0, whole genome shotgun sequence, one region includes:
- the LOC131647362 gene encoding protein GLUTAMINE DUMPER 5-like codes for MDVAAGGGFKTVTSPVPYLFGGIALMLAIATFALVILACSCHENSSSTTLTNEEKSMKNVEMVVDLEPKIVVIMDGESNPTYLAKPVLSTCHNEEMV; via the coding sequence ATGGATGTAGCAGCTGGTGGCGGTTTCAAAACCGTTACTTCTCCTGTTCCTTATCTCTTTGGTGGCATAGCTCTCATGCTTGCAATTGCAACATTTGCATTGGTTATTCTAGCTTGTTCTTGTCATGAAAATTCATCATCTACAACTTTAACAAATGAAGAGAAATCTATGAAGAATGTGGAAATGGTGGTGGATTTAGAGCCTAAGATTGTTGTCATTATGGATGGAGAAAGTAACCCTACATACTTGGCTAAACCTGTTTTATCAACATGCCATAATGAAGAAATGGTTTAG